In the genome of bacterium SCSIO 12827, the window GAAGGTGTCGCCGTCAAGACCGGTGTCGCCCACGTAGAGCGTGATGCGCGTCGCATCCAGACAGAACTCGTCGCCGTCCCAGGCTTCCCAGATGTTGTTCCAGCCGGTTTCCGGATCGTAATAGCTTTCGATCCCCGACTGGCGGTGCGCCGCCGGGATCATGTCGCCGACGGTCAGGATCTTGAAGTGCTTCGACAACAGCGGATGGGTGCGGACGCGCTGACGCAACACCATCGCCATCTCGACCTGTTTCTGGACCAGTTCAAACCCTTCCAGTTCGACCTGGCGCCTGCCGACGTCCAGGGACGCCAGGATCTGGTAGTTGGGCGAGGTCGAGGTATGGGTCATGTAGGCCTCGTGGAACGAGGCTTCGACCTTGGCGCTGAAATCCTGATCGTGGACATGGATCATCGAGCCCTGGCGCAGTGCCGTCAGGGTTTTATGGGTCGACTGGGTGGCGTAGGCGCGCACGCGCACCTGGTCCGGATCGGGATAAAGATGGCGGTCCAACAGGGCGTCGATGTCATCGGGCGCGATGGCCTCGATTTCCTTCTGCTTGGCCGCGTAAAGGGCCCGGTAGTCGTCGGAGCGGTATTTCTCGCGCAGGCGCCCGGCCGTGTGCATGGCCGTGCGGGTGCGGTAAGTCGGCCCGAAGCGGGCGAACCCGAACCAGGCTTCGTCCCACAGGAACACCAGGTCCGGCTTGATGGCCAGGCATTCCTCCATGAACCGTTCGACGTTGTAGACGATGCCGTCGAAGGTGCAGTTGGTCAGCAGCAGCATGCGCACCCGGTCGAGCTTACCGGCGGCGCGCAATTCAAGAAGCGTCTTCTTGATGACCCTGAGCGGCACCGCGCCGTACATGGAATATTCATGCAGGGGATAGCTGTCGAGGTAGATCACCTCGGCCCCCGCCAGGACCATACCGTAGTGGTGTGACTTGTGACAGTCGCGGTCGACCAGCACGATATCGCCGGGCCGCACTACGGACTGCACGACGATCTTGTTGCAGGTCGAGGTGCCGTTGGTGGCGAAAAACGTGTGCTTGGCGCCGAAGGCCCGGGCGGTCAGTTCCTGGGCCAATTTCAGCGGGCCGTGGGGTTCCAGGAGCGAGTCGAGCCCGCCCGAGGTCGTCGAGGTTTCCGCCAGGAAGATGTTCATACCGTAGAATTCGCCCATGTCCTGAATCCAATGGGATTTGACGATGGACTTACCGCGCGAGATCGGCAGGGCGTGGAACACGCCGGTCGGCTGCTTGGCGTAACTGCGCAGGGCCGTGAAAAACGGCGTCTGATAGCGTGACTCGATGCCGCGCAGGATGTTCAGATGCAATTCCATGTAGTCTTCGAGGTTATAGAACACCCGCCGGCAGGCGTCGCCGACATGGCCGGCGATGTCTTCGACGTTCTGATCAGTGACCAGGAACAGGTCCAGTTCCGGGCGGATGCGGGCGATGACGTCGGCCAGGCGGATGCCGTAGAGCTGCGGCTCCAGATCGTCCAGGTCATCGCATTTCGATTGCTTGAGATAGCGTTCCAGAACCGGCATCACCCGCTTGGAACGGGGCTGGAATCCGTAGCGGATGACCACGGACTGCAGGTTGTGATTGAGCAGGATGGCGATCAGCGCGTCTTCGAAACTGGGCACGAACACCGGCTCGTAGGTGAAGGCGTCCTCGTCGCGGCGCATGGCGACAAGGCTGTCGCGCTGCTGGCGCTGACTGGCCGGGTTGATGTCGTCAACGATCAGGACTTCGAAATAGGGCCGGCGCCGGGCGCGCTCGTCGATGGTCTCTTCGTCCTCGTCATCCGTCAGGGTGCCTTCGATCGGGGACAGGACATTGATGTGGCGACGGCGGTATTGACCGCTCATGAGCGCGCCGACGATGCCGTTGACGATCTGCGTCAGATGTTCGAACTCGTCGGCCTTGAGCAAGGCGTGGAGATGACCGAAGACATGCAGGCCTGGAAACGCCCAATAGGTTTCCAGGGGCTCCAGTTCGTCGAGAATTTTCTGGGCGGCATCCTTGTCGCCGGGGCGGGCCCGGGCGGTGGACAGGCGGTAAACGATGCTTTTCAGGCGGTTCCAGGTATCGGCACGGAATTGAGAGGCGTTGTAGTAATGGCTGATTGACTGGCGGCCCTCGATCGCGGCGGTATCCGGCATCGTTTATCCTCCTCCCTCGATTATCAGGGGTATGACACCGTTGGCGGGCGCGGGCGCGGGCGCGGCTTCATTGCTGGCCAGCGGCATGATCGCGGCCGGTGGCGGCGCATCTATCCCTGCTTTTGAGTTTTTCGGCTGCATTTCCAACGGGCCCAGGCTTTGCAGATAGGTATCGTCGAAGCCCTCGTAGCCGTAGACGGGAAATTCGTGGCGGTGATCGCGGAAACTTTTCAGCGTCTGCCCCAGGCCGCGGATGCCGACGGCACGCTGGCGGCGCACCAGCGCCAGGTCGACCTCGACGGGAATGATCTCATCCTGACCGGCCGCCTGATACAGGACGATGCCGCCCGGATCGACGACGCAGGACCGCCCGGTCCCGCCGCCCGCCAGTCCGTTGATGTCGAAGATGTAGCATTGGAACATGGCCGCCGTGGATTGGGCGATGGCCAGTTCGATGTCGCGGTCGATGGTGCCGGTCAGCACGGGGTGAAGCAGCACCTCCGCCCCCATGGCGGCCAGCTGACGCGTGGTTTCCGGGAACCAGATGTCATAACAGATGGACAGCCCGAAGCGCCCGACATCGGGCACGTCGAAGACGCAGAACTCACGGCCCGCCTCGACCCCCGCCTCGTAGGGCGTGAAGGGAAACATCTTGGCGTATTCGGCGACGACCGTACCGTTGGGATCGATCACCGGGGCCACGTTGTACAGCTTGCCGTCGGCCCGGCGCATGAATAGGGTCCCTGGCAGCAGCCAGATCTGATACTGGCGCGCCAGGTTCTTGAAGGTCTCGAGCGTAGCGTCGAGATTTTCCGGATGATTGGACGGTAAGGGCCCGAAGGCCGCCAGCTCGCTGAACACGACCATCTGCACCCAGGGGAACCGGGCTGCCACTTGATCGATCTTATGGGCCATCGCGGTCACGTTTTCATGTGTTGCCGCGATGTGCATTTGGACGCCGGCGATTGCAAAAGGCGTCATGATCTCGGGTACCCCGCTGGATAAGTGGTTATCGTTTCAAAATGCGCGAGCCGCGTCAACCGGCACCCCGTGCCGGTCATTCAGCGGCCATGGCGGCTTGCGCGATGTCGGCCAGGGACTGTTCGAGAATATCCATGCCCTCGTCGATGATGGCGTCGCTCGCCGTCAGCGGAACCAGGATGCGCAGAGTGTTGGCGAACACCCCACAGGACAGCAGGATCAATCCGTTCTCCAGCGCCTTTGCGCAAAGCGCCTTGGTGGCCTCGGCATCGGGAACATGCGTGCCTGGCGTCTTGACCAACTCGAACGCGACCATGCCGCCCAATCCCCGGATATCGCCGATGGGATGCAGATTGGCGTTCGCGCGCATACGTGTCAGGCGTGCCTTGAGGCGTTCACCCAGTTGACGCGAACGGGCGATCAGGTCTTCACCCTCGATGACGTCGAGAACGCCAAGGGCGGCGGCGCAGGAAACCGGATTGCCACCATAGGTACCGCCCAGACCGCCGGGCTCGGGCGCGTCCATGATGGCCGCCTTGCCGATCACGCCGGCCAGCGGGAAGCCACCGGCCAGGCTCTTGGCGATGGTGATCATATCGGGCTCGATGCCGGAATGCTCAATGGCAAACATATTGCCGGTCCGCGCGAAGCCGGTTTGGACCTCGTCAGCGATCAGCAGGATGCCGTGAGCGTCGCACAAGTCGCGCAGCACCTTCAGGAATTCCGGCGAAGCGATGTAAAAACCGCCCTCGCCCTGCACCGGTTCAATGATGATGGCGGCGATGCGTTCCGGTTCGACGTCCGCCTTGAACAGCCGGTTGAGCGCGGCGATGGCGTCGGCTTCCGTGACCCCGTGGTGGGGCATGGGGAACGGCAAGTGATAAATCTCGCCGGGGAATGGGCCGAAGCCCTTCTTATAAGGAAGCACCTTGCCGGTCAGGCCCATGGTCATATGGGTGCGGCCGTGGAAGCCACCGGCGAAAGCGATGACACCGGGACGACCCGTATGAGCACGGGCGATCTTGACGGCGTTTTCCACGGCTTCGGCGCCGGTGGTGACGAACAGAGTCTTCTTCGGCGTCAGGCCCGGGGCCAGTTCGTTCAGGCGCTCGGCCAGCTCGACATAGGGCTCATAGGGGATGACCTGATAGGCCGTATGGGTGAAACGCGCCATTTGGGTCTCGACGCGGCGCATGACTTCCGGGTTGCGGTGGCCGGTGTTGAGCACCGCGATGCCGCCGGCGAAATCGACGTAGCGGCGTCCTTCGACGTCCCAAAGTTCGGCGTTGTCGGCGCGGTCCGCGAAAATTGCGGTGGCCGTGGCGACGCCCCGCGGGGTCGCGGCCAGGCGGCGGGCGTTCAGGCTCTGGTTGTCGGTCATATCCGTATCTCCATGCGCCGGCGCAACGATAAGCTGCCGGATTCAATCTGGCGGGCCGCTGCGGGCTCCCCGTTTGTGGCCACGGTCACGGCCGACACTTTGGGGGATGTTGCCTCTACGGACTACACCATGTACCATGATGTTGCCAGTAATCGCAGAAAGTGTCAACATCATGGACCAAGATGTAGCCCTCGGGGTCACCATGACCATCACGCAATCGGATTTCCCCTACCTGCGCGACGCGGGACGGCTTGGCGAATATGCCGTCGTCTACCGCTGCTATCGCACCCAGGCGGGCGGCGGCTTCGGCGACCAGGACAAACATCCCTTTGCCTGGGGCGTGCTGGCCTATGTCGACGGCGCCGTGGCACGGATCTACAGCGCGCGCGGCCTGCCCCGGGAATGGACCGATCTCACGCGGCTTGAGAAATGGATGCGCGATCAGGGCTTCTGGTACTGGTGGATGCGCAACGACCTGGAACCGCTCGGCCAGAACACGGCGGAAAGCGACCCCGACGATTTCGTGCCGGCAGAGCTCCCGGAACACACCCCGCCCCTGTAGACCGGGAAGTAACCAGCAAGGCACTGAGCGTTGCTCCCTTTCCCTTACGGTTGGATCTCATCCAATCCGATGGTCACAGATGTTTCAGCCTCCCCGCTCTCACGGCCAAGGCCTAGCTGTTGCCACGCAAAGAAAACAGCACAGGGACAACCACATCCAGATAACCGCCCGGCATGTCATCGGGGAATTTGGGCAGGGGCTGGGCACGCTTGAGCATTTCCTCCGCCTCGCCATCCAGAAGCACGTGGCCCGAGCTTTTTCGGATGTCGAAGGACAGCACCCGTCCGTTGCGTGTCACCCGAAAATATAGATGCACGACACCCTGTTGACGCAGACGCCGTGCGTCCTTGGGATAGGTCTTATTACGCTCCAACCAATAACGCAGGACATTGATGTAGTCCGGCGCCGGCGTGCCGACGGGCCCGCCGCCCAGCGCATTCCGTTCATCCGCGGACTGGCCCTTGCGGCTGTCGTCTTGGCGCCCTTGGCTGGCCGAGGTTGCCCGCGATGCCTGTTGCACTCGATCCGCGGGAGCGACCGGCCGGGCCTGTTTAGCCGGCGCCGCCGACGATGTTTTGGGCGGGGTTTTCGCGGTCACTTTATCTGGCGGTGCGGATTTGACCGGTGCGGGCTTGGTTGGAGGAACCGGCAGACTTTTTGTCGGTTCCACGGCGACCGCCACCTCGGCCGTGACCGGCGGCGCCAGTTCAACAATCGGCTGAGAGACAGCCGCCACGGGTTCCGGGGGCACGGCTTGGGCTTCGGTGGGGGTCGGGGGCACGGCATCCGCCGGAGGTATCTCCCGTGGCGGGACGTCCTGCGGCGTTTTTGCCTGCTGTTGGCGCGCGTCGATTTCGGCACCCGCGCGGGCCGCGGTCAAGGTCAGGGCAATATCGACCCCACCCAGACCGGGCGCCTTGGCGCCGTCCGACGGTGCCGACAGAACCGCCACCAGAACGCCCAGATGAATGGCCAACGCGACCAGCCCCGCCGCCGTCCAATGGCCGGGTCCGGGCAGGGTCATGTGACGCGCTTCGTTCATGTCAGGGGGCCGTCAGCCGGCGTCGAAGCCCAGGCGCACGGCGTCAGGAACGGGCTCTGGAAACTGTTCCCGCCAATCGAAGGTGATGTCCTCGCGCCAGGCGAAGCGCGTCAGATGGTCCGACAGGATGTGCTGCATGACGGCGATGCCCCGGTCTTCGCCCGATCGGCAATAGAATGACAGGATAGAGCCCTCGGCGGTCATCATGCAGCGACCTGGCGGAAATTCGACGCGGGCCCGCGCGCTGTCGTAGTCGACATCGACCTTGTGGGCGAAATGCTTGCACAACTGCATGAGGTACTTGCTGGCGTTTTCCGTTTCGACGGCGGCGAAACAGGTCGGCATGGCTTATCTCCTAACGGCCGGGTGGGGGGAGGATCGGTTGCGTGGGTTCGGTTACGACGAAGGGCAGACCGCGGGAGCAGGTCTCGACCCGGCCCGCGATCCCATAGGCCTGGGACAGAATGTCGCTGGTCACCGCCTCGACCGGCGGGCCGAAAGCGAGCAGACGGCCATCACCGAACAACGCGATGAAATCACAATGGCGGATCGCCAGATTGATGTCGTGCAGCGCCATCAGGCACAGGCCCCCGTGACGCCCCAGGATCATGCGCACGGTGTCCAGCACGGTCAGCTGCCAGCGCAGGTCCAACGCGCTGGTCGGTTCATCCAGCAGCATGACCGACGGCCGGCGCACCATGACCTGGGCCAGGCCGACCATCTGACGCTGACCACCCGACATCTTGTTAAGCGCCTGGAACGCCAGCGGGCGGATGCCCAGCACATCGAACACGCGCTCCACCGCCGTGTCGATCCGGGTCTTGTCCAAGTCCGGGCGCACGGCGCGGCAGGCGCTGAGCACGGCCTCGTAGGCGACCAGGCTGGTTTCCTGCGGCAGCGCCTGGGGCAGATAGCCGACGCGTTGGGCACGGCGAAAATGGCTCATGCCGTTGAGGTTTTCACCGTTCAGCAGCACCGTTCCCGTATACGGCCCCAATCCCGCCAAGGCGCGCAGCAAGGTCGACTTGCCGACCCCGTTGGGGCCCAACACACCGACCAGTGATCCCGGCGGGATTTCCGGCAGGCTGATGTCGGTGAGAACCGGTTTCCCTGGATAGCCGACGTTGATGGCTTCGATCTTGAGGGATGCCATGATCAGCTCCGCCGCTTTTGCGAAATCAACAACGCCAGGAACAGCGGAATGCCGATCAGCGCCGTGACGATGCCGTCGGGGATCAGCACCCCGGGCACCAGGGATTTCCCAATCAGGGATGCGCCCGACAGGATCACAGCCCCGGCGAGCGCGCTGCCCGGCAGGAAGAAACGATGGTCTTCGCCCACGGCCAGGCGGGCGATATGCGGGCCGACAAGGCCGACAAAGCCGATCACGCCGGTGAACGCAACGGCGACGGCGACCATGGCGCTGACCCGCAACAACACGGTCAGACGCAGGCGGTGGACGGCGACGCCGTAGCTGCGGGCGTAATCCTCGCCGCCGCGCAGGGCCGTCATGGCCCAGACCTGGCGGATCGAGGCCGGCAGGCAGAGCGCGAACACGGCCCCGACGATGGCGACCTTTTCCCAGGTCGCGCGGGTCAGGGTGCCCATGGTCCAGAACACGATCTGTTGCAGGCTGTCACTGTCGGCGACGAATTGGATCAACTGAATCAGCGCCTGCAAAGCAAACACCAGGGCGATGCCGAACAGTATCACCGTGTCGACCGTGGCGCCGTAGACCCGGGACAGGACCTGGATCAACAGGGCCGAGACGACCGCGCCGATGAAGGCGCAGACCGGCACCACGTAGTTTTCCGGCAGCCCCAAGGGGGCCGACAGATTGAGAACGATGGCGAGCGCCGCACCCAGGGTTGCCGCGTACATCACGCCGAGGGTCTGCGGGCTGGCGAGCGGATTGTTTAGCACGGTCTGCATTTCCGCCCCGGCCAGGCCGAGACAAGCGCCGACGACCACCGCCATCAAGGCGAACGGCAGGCGGACCTCCCACAGGATCACGTACATGCCCGGCTCCAGCATGCGAGGATGCAGCAGGCCGTCGACGACCTGGGCCAGGCTGAGCCCCGCCGGGCCCGTCATCACGTTGACCACGGCGCTGATAACGAGAACCGTCGCGAGGGCCGCGAGCCAGACGGCGCGCCGCGTCACGAAGCGGCGATAGCCAGCCGCCAGGGTCCCGCCGGTAGAGGGTGCGGAGCCGTCGATCATGTCTCCCGTCTGGTTCATTTGGCGCTCTCTTCGGCCTTCAGGGACACCCAGTAGGCGCCGTCCAGCGGCACGGGCTGGAACCGTTGGAACAAGGTCTCCAGGGTCTTGCGGGGATCGAGTTTCGGGAACCGGTCCGGATGGATCCATTTGGCCATCGCCTGGACCGCCGCCACGTTCATCGGCGTGTTGTAGAAATTGTGCCAGATCGCATGGGCGCGACCCGCCTGCACGGCCTTAAGACCGCTGATCGTCCGGCGCTGTGTCGCCTGCAAAAGGGTGTCGCGCGCGGAGGTTTCGTCGGCGCTCGGCCCCAGGACGATGCGCCCGGGCTTCGGATATTTGACCCCGGCGGCGCCGATCGCCGTGCCCATGTAGATGTCGGGCTGGGCGACCAGAAGATATTCCGGGTTTAGCAACCCGTAGGCGCCGGGCACCTTGCCCTCGGCGATATTGATGCCGCCGGCCCAGTCGATGAAGCGGCCCATCATGCCTTCGTTCATGGTGGCGCAGCAGTCCTCCCGACCGCCGACGTGAATTTCGATGAACACCTTGGGCTTGTCGGTAACGCCCTTGAGGCCGTCTTCGACCCGCTTCAGTTCGGCCGCATAGAAATCATTGAATGCCTTGGCCTCGACCTCGCGGCCCATGATCCGCCCCAGGAGGTCGATGCTTTTCGGCGTATTGATCAGGGGCTCGATCCGGAAATCGACCACCACCACCGGAACGCCGGCGGCAGCCAGACGGTCGAGGATCGCCTTGTGCCGCGCCCCCGGACCATGGCCGGAACCCAGTCCGAAGATGGCGACGTCGGGTTTCACGCTGATGGATTTTTCCAGGGAAAAGGATTCGGCACTGCCGTGGCCGATCTGGGGAATATCCTTGATCCGGGGAAAGGCCTTCACGTACTGGGCGAAGCCGGCGGAATCGAAGCGCTCGAAATCACCCATCATGCCGACGATGCGGTCGGACGGATCGCTGGGGTCGAGAATTGCCAGGGTCGGGACGAACCGGCCTTCGCCCAGGATCAAGGTCTTGACGGGTACGTCCAGCGTGACCTGGCGCCCGGCCAAATCGGTCACCGTGATCGTTTCCGCGGCCTGGGCCGGGTGGGACACAAGGCCTGATATCAAAATCAGGGCCGCCGTCAGCATGGTCAGGGGTATCGGTGCGCGCATCATTCCATCGTTCCTCGTCTCGTGTTTCTGTCCGGGAGATTCTGCACCACGCGCGGACGCGCGGAACGGGCGCCGCCCCCGGCGATGCGAAGATCGTCTGGGGGCGGGCCCGCCGCGCGATAACCGACAGTCCGGTTCGGGTCAGAAATCCAATTTGGCGCTCAGCAGAAAGGTTCTCCCGGGTTCGTAATAGGGTGAGGCTTGGCTATTGTCGGCATTGGCCGATGTCGCCCGGTCGACGTAGGTATGGTCGAACAGGTTCTTGACGTCGGCGCGCAGCTTCAGATTGCCGAGTTCCATGTCGCCGATCTTTTCCGGCGTCCATTGGGCGTAGATGTTAACGACGCCATATCCGGGCGCCGGGGCCGCGCCGTTGTCGTCGTTCATCACCGCGAATTCGTTGGTGGTGCCCAGGCGCAGCCCCCATTGTGGGAACGTGTGGGCGGCTTCAAGCGTGAAGATTTCACCCATGTTGAAGCCATGATAGGACGCGCTGCCGGTCACCAGGACCTCACCGTTGGCGCGCAGGTTCTGGGACGAGAAGGTCGCGCGCAGGAAGCCGTCGCCGTAGGTGTACTTGCCCGACAGGTTGAAGCCGCGCGACAGGATGTTCAGGTTGTCCTGACGGTTGCCGCTGCCGCGATTGTGGGAGCCGTTGATGCGGGTGATGAAATAGTGGGCGTCGCCCGAGAACGGGCCGTGGTCGCCCTTGAACCCGGCCTTGTAGTTCATGGCGCGTGACGCGCTCAGGTCCGTGTAATTCCACGACGCCGTCAAGTTGTAGATCAGCGATTCACCCAGCGGAATGCCGCCCCAGGTGGTGCCGGCGCCACCGTAGGCGGTCAGACCCTGAACCACATCGTATTCCGCGTTTACGTTGCCACTGACGCCGCTTGTGCTGATATGGGTGCCGTCGACACCGTTGAACCATTGCTTGTCGAAGCGCCCGCCGAAGGACACGCGAACATCGTCGGTCATCTTCAGGCGCGCCTGGGCAAAGGCCCCGACGTTCTTGGAGATTTCGTTGTTACCAAAGGGCGCATTGGCAGGACCGAAACCGGGGCGGGACCCGAAACTGTTCTCGCCCTTGTCGCGGAAGAAGTCGACACCGACGGTGACGCTGCCGGTCCGCGCGACACCCAGGTTGGTGGTGAAGGTGTTGGCGAGTTTGCCCGAATAGCTGGACGTCTTGGAATTTACATTGTGGCTGCCGCCGATCGCCAGCCTGTCGATGTCTAGGCGGATTTCATTGTAGGAGAACACGAATTCCGGATTGATCATCTCCGTCGGCGCTTCGTCCTTGTAGGTCACGCCGAAGGCTTTGCGCTGATAGGAATGGGGGATCGGCTGCGAGCCGTTGGCCAGGCTCGCGAAATTGACCCGGTTGGGGCGGATGCCCTCATCCTGCAGGAAGCT includes:
- a CDS encoding TonB-dependent receptor, yielding MSTTRSRGARRPALLSALLCGTATVALLIPAGPAVAQDATVLAPISVTATEVAPGGYQIGQEELEQANPIDIKDVFQGEAGVKVGGGADLARKSYVNGIEDSNLNVKIDGARQVGTTFHHMGTAVIDPSLLKSVRVETGVAPADVGPGTLGGSIAYETKDARDILDPGQLFGGTAKYHYESDTDLHSPNLTFAGQAQGFEVMTHGSYDNANNYHDGADREIAGSAPKMKTFLGKAAWTGQGGDRIEFNSSFLQDEGIRPNRVNFASLANGSQPIPHSYQRKAFGVTYKDEAPTEMINPEFVFSYNEIRLDIDRLAIGGSHNVNSKTSSYSGKLANTFTTNLGVARTGSVTVGVDFFRDKGENSFGSRPGFGPANAPFGNNEISKNVGAFAQARLKMTDDVRVSFGGRFDKQWFNGVDGTHISTSGVSGNVNAEYDVVQGLTAYGGAGTTWGGIPLGESLIYNLTASWNYTDLSASRAMNYKAGFKGDHGPFSGDAHYFITRINGSHNRGSGNRQDNLNILSRGFNLSGKYTYGDGFLRATFSSQNLRANGEVLVTGSASYHGFNMGEIFTLEAAHTFPQWGLRLGTTNEFAVMNDDNGAAPAPGYGVVNIYAQWTPEKIGDMELGNLKLRADVKNLFDHTYVDRATSANADNSQASPYYEPGRTFLLSAKLDF
- the gabT gene encoding 4-aminobutyrate--2-oxoglutarate transaminase translates to MTDNQSLNARRLAATPRGVATATAIFADRADNAELWDVEGRRYVDFAGGIAVLNTGHRNPEVMRRVETQMARFTHTAYQVIPYEPYVELAERLNELAPGLTPKKTLFVTTGAEAVENAVKIARAHTGRPGVIAFAGGFHGRTHMTMGLTGKVLPYKKGFGPFPGEIYHLPFPMPHHGVTEADAIAALNRLFKADVEPERIAAIIIEPVQGEGGFYIASPEFLKVLRDLCDAHGILLIADEVQTGFARTGNMFAIEHSGIEPDMITIAKSLAGGFPLAGVIGKAAIMDAPEPGGLGGTYGGNPVSCAAALGVLDVIEGEDLIARSRQLGERLKARLTRMRANANLHPIGDIRGLGGMVAFELVKTPGTHVPDAEATKALCAKALENGLILLSCGVFANTLRILVPLTASDAIIDEGMDILEQSLADIAQAAMAAE
- a CDS encoding DUF2218 domain-containing protein translates to MPTCFAAVETENASKYLMQLCKHFAHKVDVDYDSARARVEFPPGRCMMTAEGSILSFYCRSGEDRGIAVMQHILSDHLTRFAWREDITFDWREQFPEPVPDAVRLGFDAG
- a CDS encoding energy transducer TonB, with the protein product MTLPGPGHWTAAGLVALAIHLGVLVAVLSAPSDGAKAPGLGGVDIALTLTAARAGAEIDARQQQAKTPQDVPPREIPPADAVPPTPTEAQAVPPEPVAAVSQPIVELAPPVTAEVAVAVEPTKSLPVPPTKPAPVKSAPPDKVTAKTPPKTSSAAPAKQARPVAPADRVQQASRATSASQGRQDDSRKGQSADERNALGGGPVGTPAPDYINVLRYWLERNKTYPKDARRLRQQGVVHLYFRVTRNGRVLSFDIRKSSGHVLLDGEAEEMLKRAQPLPKFPDDMPGGYLDVVVPVLFSLRGNS
- a CDS encoding carbon-nitrogen hydrolase family protein, producing the protein MTPFAIAGVQMHIAATHENVTAMAHKIDQVAARFPWVQMVVFSELAAFGPLPSNHPENLDATLETFKNLARQYQIWLLPGTLFMRRADGKLYNVAPVIDPNGTVVAEYAKMFPFTPYEAGVEAGREFCVFDVPDVGRFGLSICYDIWFPETTRQLAAMGAEVLLHPVLTGTIDRDIELAIAQSTAAMFQCYIFDINGLAGGGTGRSCVVDPGGIVLYQAAGQDEIIPVEVDLALVRRQRAVGIRGLGQTLKSFRDHRHEFPVYGYEGFDDTYLQSLGPLEMQPKNSKAGIDAPPPAAIMPLASNEAAPAPAPANGVIPLIIEGGG
- a CDS encoding aminotransferase class I/II-fold pyridoxal phosphate-dependent enzyme yields the protein MPDTAAIEGRQSISHYYNASQFRADTWNRLKSIVYRLSTARARPGDKDAAQKILDELEPLETYWAFPGLHVFGHLHALLKADEFEHLTQIVNGIVGALMSGQYRRRHINVLSPIEGTLTDDEDEETIDERARRRPYFEVLIVDDINPASQRQQRDSLVAMRRDEDAFTYEPVFVPSFEDALIAILLNHNLQSVVIRYGFQPRSKRVMPVLERYLKQSKCDDLDDLEPQLYGIRLADVIARIRPELDLFLVTDQNVEDIAGHVGDACRRVFYNLEDYMELHLNILRGIESRYQTPFFTALRSYAKQPTGVFHALPISRGKSIVKSHWIQDMGEFYGMNIFLAETSTTSGGLDSLLEPHGPLKLAQELTARAFGAKHTFFATNGTSTCNKIVVQSVVRPGDIVLVDRDCHKSHHYGMVLAGAEVIYLDSYPLHEYSMYGAVPLRVIKKTLLELRAAGKLDRVRMLLLTNCTFDGIVYNVERFMEECLAIKPDLVFLWDEAWFGFARFGPTYRTRTAMHTAGRLREKYRSDDYRALYAAKQKEIEAIAPDDIDALLDRHLYPDPDQVRVRAYATQSTHKTLTALRQGSMIHVHDQDFSAKVEASFHEAYMTHTSTSPNYQILASLDVGRRQVELEGFELVQKQVEMAMVLRQRVRTHPLLSKHFKILTVGDMIPAAHRQSGIESYYDPETGWNNIWEAWDGDEFCLDATRITLYVGDTGLDGDTFKNEVLMDKYGIQINKTSRNTVLFMTNIGTTRSSVAYLIEVLVKIARELEDRVEDMNVPERKVHERRINSLKNELPPLPDFSRFHDAFRPDPKGTTAEGITRTAFFMAYEEANCDYLSLDDGSLDAAMKSGRDVVSASFIIPYPPGFPILVPGQVISEEIIEFLRKLDVKEIHGYRPDLGLRVFTEAALAAQAK
- a CDS encoding ABC transporter substrate-binding protein, yielding MLTAALILISGLVSHPAQAAETITVTDLAGRQVTLDVPVKTLILGEGRFVPTLAILDPSDPSDRIVGMMGDFERFDSAGFAQYVKAFPRIKDIPQIGHGSAESFSLEKSISVKPDVAIFGLGSGHGPGARHKAILDRLAAAGVPVVVVDFRIEPLINTPKSIDLLGRIMGREVEAKAFNDFYAAELKRVEDGLKGVTDKPKVFIEIHVGGREDCCATMNEGMMGRFIDWAGGINIAEGKVPGAYGLLNPEYLLVAQPDIYMGTAIGAAGVKYPKPGRIVLGPSADETSARDTLLQATQRRTISGLKAVQAGRAHAIWHNFYNTPMNVAAVQAMAKWIHPDRFPKLDPRKTLETLFQRFQPVPLDGAYWVSLKAEESAK
- a CDS encoding iron ABC transporter permease; this encodes MNQTGDMIDGSAPSTGGTLAAGYRRFVTRRAVWLAALATVLVISAVVNVMTGPAGLSLAQVVDGLLHPRMLEPGMYVILWEVRLPFALMAVVVGACLGLAGAEMQTVLNNPLASPQTLGVMYAATLGAALAIVLNLSAPLGLPENYVVPVCAFIGAVVSALLIQVLSRVYGATVDTVILFGIALVFALQALIQLIQFVADSDSLQQIVFWTMGTLTRATWEKVAIVGAVFALCLPASIRQVWAMTALRGGEDYARSYGVAVHRLRLTVLLRVSAMVAVAVAFTGVIGFVGLVGPHIARLAVGEDHRFFLPGSALAGAVILSGASLIGKSLVPGVLIPDGIVTALIGIPLFLALLISQKRRS
- a CDS encoding ABC transporter ATP-binding protein; translation: MASLKIEAINVGYPGKPVLTDISLPEIPPGSLVGVLGPNGVGKSTLLRALAGLGPYTGTVLLNGENLNGMSHFRRAQRVGYLPQALPQETSLVAYEAVLSACRAVRPDLDKTRIDTAVERVFDVLGIRPLAFQALNKMSGGQRQMVGLAQVMVRRPSVMLLDEPTSALDLRWQLTVLDTVRMILGRHGGLCLMALHDINLAIRHCDFIALFGDGRLLAFGPPVEAVTSDILSQAYGIAGRVETCSRGLPFVVTEPTQPILPPPGR